The following proteins are encoded in a genomic region of Nicotiana sylvestris chromosome 4, ASM39365v2, whole genome shotgun sequence:
- the LOC138890433 gene encoding secreted RxLR effector protein 161-like, whose product MVQIYADGIIFGATTDLLCEEFAKLMRSEFEMSMLEELNVLLGLQVKQSIKRTCISQQKCIKELLKRSDIVFSVGLCARFQSNSKESHLKAAKRILRYFKGTQNLVLYYSSGDNFNLIGYADADYAGYLVNKKSTSGMAHFLRSWIISWGTRKQNLVALSTAEAEYVAAVSCSITVDQATIGRFWCIH is encoded by the exons ATGGTGCAGATCTATGCTGATGGAATCATATTTGGAGCTACAACTGACTTATTATGTGAAGAATTTGCTAAACTCATgagaagtgagtttgaaatgagtatgttGGAGGAACTGAATGTCTTACTGGGTCTTCAAGTGAAGCAGTCCATAAAGAGAACGTGTATCAGTCAGCAGAAATGCATCAAAGAACTCTTGAAAAG GTCAGACATTGTATTTAGTGTGGGATTATGTGCAAGGTTCCAATCAAATtctaaggaatctcatctgaaggctgcTAAGAGAATTTTGAGATATTTTAAGGGGACACAGAACTTGGTTTTGTACTATTCTTCAGGTGATAATTTCAACCTTATTGGTTATGCTGACGCTGATTATGCAGGCTATCTAGTGAACAAGAAAAGCACATCTGGAATGGCTCATTTCCTTAGATCATGGATTATCTCATGGGGTACAAGGAAACAAAACTTAGTAGCTCTctcaacagctgaagcagaatatgttgCAGCTGTCTCGTGCTCAATTACTGTGGATCAAGCAACAATTGGAAGATTTTGGTGTATACATTGA
- the LOC104232058 gene encoding B3 domain-containing protein At5g42700-like → MVMSKVKYEELRQQRLEENKKRMEELNLPLLTQALKLSSSPKPSPMKKVKPRITRTELVSVRRSPRVANKPAPEYKEVIYYERVMIPRRMSTPRKRDLSNMVYATDEERAASIEKAEKLEASLGPDYPILVRSMLPSHVSGGFWLGLPSNFCRKNLPRRDDTITLIDETGEEWPTVYLAQKNGLSGGWKKFAVDHDLADGDAIVFHLIRPTKFKAYIIRVNNVSESESTETSTN, encoded by the exons ATGGTGATGTCGAAGGTCAAATATGAGGAGTTACGCCAACAGCGAttggaagaaaacaagaaaagaatgGAGGAACTCAATCTCCCTCTGCTTACTCAAGCTCTCAAACTTTCCTCTTCCCCCAAACCTTCTCCT ATGAAGAAGGTGAAACCTAGGATTACCAGAACAGAGCTTGTTTCAGTTCGAAGATCACCTCGTGTTGCCAACAAACCTGCCCCTGAATACAAAGAa GTGATTTATTATGAAAGGGTGATGATACCTAGAAG gATGTCCACTCCAAGGAAGAGGGATTTGTCGAATATGGTATATGCTACGGACGAAGAAAGGGCTGCTTCGATAGAGAAAGCAGAGAAGCTTGAAGCAAGTCTTGGACCTGACTATCCTATATTAGTTAGATCAATGCTTCCCTCCCATGTTTCTGGAGGTTTTTGGCTG GGTCTACCGTCTAATTTCTGCAGGAAAAATCTTCCAAGAAGAGATGATACTATCACCTTAATAGATGAAACAGGAGAAGAGTGGCCAACAGTGTACTTGGCCCAAAAGAACGGATTAAGTGGCGGATGGAAGAAGTTTGCTGTGGATCATGACTTGGCTGATGGAGATGCAATTGTCTTCCATTTGATACGTCCTACAAAATTTAAG GCGTATATCATTAGGGTAAACAATGTCAGTGAGAGTGAAAGTACTGAAACCTCCACAAATTAG
- the LOC104232059 gene encoding uncharacterized protein: MWGFGGRYYWGRKERGKVEGIVVVFAWMSSQDRHLKNYVDLYSSLGWNSLVCHSQFLNMFFPDKAAALAANIVNELVEELKVRPCPVVFASFSGGPKACMYKVLQIIEGKCEEHVNLGEFRLVRDCLSGYIFDSSPVDFTSDLGTRFILHPTVLGMSRPPPLASWIANGIASSLDALFLRRFESHRAEFWQTLYASVSTGAPYLILCSEDDDLAPYQSICNFAQRLKDLGSDVKLLKWSSSPHVGHYRYHQLEYKAAVTEVLGKAAMIYSQRIRQLEGEKMGLEGSHDEISEPLGNLRQAAATANQSFQRIALELNDHFFVPSSVEYHEGSNVGSVQHEQKERYIPLSSPPRINAHGVLGQILFDVCVPKVVEDWDIRSSSFPSTRRHSPFNPMKCIRRSRL; the protein is encoded by the exons ATGTGGGGTTTTGGGGGAAGGTATTATTGGGGAAGAAAAGAGAGAGGGAAAGTGGAAGGAATAGTTGTGGTTTTCGCATGGATGTCAAGTCAAGATCGACACCTCAAAAACTATGTTGATCTCTACTCTTCTCTTGGATGGAATTCCCTTGTTTGCCACTCTCAATTCCTTAACAT gttttttcctgataaagctgCAGCATTGGCAGCAAATATTGTGAATGAGCTTGTTGAG GAACTAAAAGTTAGACCATGCCCTGTTGTCTTTGCTTCTTTTTCGGGTGGACCAAAAGCATGCATGTATAAGGTTCTCCAG ATAATAGAGGGCAAATGTGAAGAACATGTCAATCTG ggTGAGTTTCGACTTGTTAGAGACTGTCTTTCGGGCTACATTTTCGATTCTTCTCCAGTTGACTTTACTAGTGATCTGGGTACTAGATTTATACTACATCCAACAGTTCTTGGAATGTCACGTCCTCCTCCCCTAGCCTCATGGATAGCAAATGGAATTGCTTCCAGTTTGGATGCCCTCTTCCTTAGAAGATTTGAATCACACCGCGCCGAGTTTTGGCAGACTCTATATGCTTCTGTT AGCACGGGAGCTCCGTATCTCATTTTGTGCTCAGAAGATGATGATCTTGCTCCCTATCAAAGTATTTGCAATTTTGCTCAGCGTCTTAAAGATTTGGGCTCTGATGTCAAACTACTAAAATGGAGTAGCTCCCCTCACGTAG GTCATTATCGGTACCACCAACTTGAATACAAGGCTGCAGTGACTGAGGTTCTTGGAAAAGCTGCTATGATCTATTCTCAAAGAATTCGTCAACTTGAAGGGGAGAAGATGGGGTTGGAAGGATCACATGATGAAATCTCCGAACCTCTAGGCAATCTTAGGCAAGCCGCTGCTACTGCAAATCAAAGCTTCCAGAGAATTGCTCTCGAGTTGAACGACCACTTCTTTGTACCGAGCTCAGTGGAGTACCACGAGGGCAGTAATGTTGGGTCAGTCCAGCATGAACAGAAAGAACGATACATTCCTCTATCGAGCCCACCAAGAATTAATGCTCATGGTGTTCTTGGTCAAATTTTATTTGATGTGTGTGTCCCAAAGGTTGTCGAAGACTGGGACATAAGGTCATCATCATTTCCATCAACGCGGAGACATTCACCTTTCAATCCTATGAAATGTATTCGTCGCTCAAGGTTGTAG